One part of the Lotus japonicus ecotype B-129 chromosome 2, LjGifu_v1.2 genome encodes these proteins:
- the LOC130737240 gene encoding STS14 protein-like, with amino-acid sequence MFPHPFFAVLVALALLLVSSQATPATTDGAKVYLFEHNFVRREKGISEHLEWSDKLAKDASLYARFRRDKYLCTPGIFDKKRYGVGCNQWLEDSVKIMDPREVMRQWVKDRFYYNEGNNSCVPANYPCGDYTQIVWRKTKYLGCAQAECGPDYGGVRLNVCFYYPPGNVPGERPY; translated from the coding sequence ATGTTCCCGCATCCTTTCTTTGCAGTACTTGTGGCTCTGGCCTTGCTCCTTGTCTCATCACAAGCAACACCGGCCACCACAGATGGGGCAAAAGTGTACTTATTCGAGCACAATTTTGTAAGACGTGAGAAGGGTATTTCTGAACATCTGGAGTGGAGCGACAAATTGGCCAAGGACGCGAGCTTGTATGCCCGCTTCCGAAGGGATAAGTACCTGTGTACGCCAGGAATTTTTGACAAAAAGAGGTATGGCGTCGGCTGTAACCAGTGGTTGGAAGATTCCGTGAAGATTATGGACCCGCGCGAGGTAATGAGGCAATGGGTAAAGGACAGATTTTACTACAACGAGGGGAATAACTCGTGCGTGCCGGCGAATTACCCGTGCGGGGATTACACACAGATAGTGTGGAGGAAGACAAAGTATCTAGGGTGCGCGCAAGCCGAGTGTGGGCCGGATTATGGGGGTGTTAGGTTGAATGTTTGTTTTTATTATCCACCGGGAAATGTCCCCGGGGAGAGACCATACTGA
- the LOC130740781 gene encoding STS14 protein-like, giving the protein MSIFMQPFFSLALALFLLSAEAATVLDSVVPQLSAEAKEFLDAHNWARAEVGVEPLEWSEALAKDAGLFARYQRDRLGCKLANFSHNKYGSNQDLGGMGWTPSVAVQDWVNEKEFYSYRTNSCVAPSFPCWHYTQVVWRKSKQVGCAQLTCVVDKLILTICFYDPPGNINGESPY; this is encoded by the coding sequence ATGTCAATATTTATGCAACCTTTCTTTTCACTTGCTTTGGCCTTATTCCTTCTCTCAGCTGAAGCAGCCACTGTGCTAGACTCGGTGGTTCCGCAACTCTCGGCAGAGGCCAAGGAGTTCTTAGACGCGCACAACTGGGCAAGAGCCGAAGTGGGTGTTGAACCGCTGGAGTGGAGCGAGGCGCTGGCCAAGGATGCGGGCCTGTTTGCCCGATACCAAAGGGACCGCTTAGGGTGTAAGTTGGCAAATTTCAGTCACAATAAGTATGGAAGTAACCAGGATTTGGGAGGCATGGGGTGGACACCAAGCGTCGCTGTGCAAGATTGGGTGAACGAGAAAGAGTTCTATAGCTACAGGACCAACTCCTGCGTGGCACCGAGCTTCCCATGTTGGCATTACACGCAGGTGGTGTGGAGGAAGTCAAAGCAGGTGGGGTGCGCACAACTCACGTGTGTTGTGGATAAGCTTATCTTGACCATTTGTTTTTATGATCCTCCGGGAAACATCAACGGGGAGAGCCCATACTGA
- the LOC130737241 gene encoding uncharacterized protein LOC130737241: MGVCASKTNEKPRASGKGGRGGGGAAESFRRPSSVMVMNLAGGGIKEYKQPVPARVVVSENPDYYLCNSESMCVGTCMPRVPDEEVLLPGRIYFLVPLSHSHHQLSLPLLCDLAVKASSVLDNANPSTSTTTSTSCKQGTEPMFIFNALNFDPSFCFHRP; encoded by the coding sequence ATGGGCGTGTGCGCATCAAAGACCAATGAAAAACCAAGAGCAAGTGGAAAGGGTGGtcgtggtggcggtggtgcggCGGAATCTTTCCGGCGGCCGTCGTCAGTCATGGTGATGAACTTGGCCGGCGGTGGAATCAAGGAGTACAAGCAACCGGTCCCAGCTAGAGTTGTTGTGTCGGAGAATCCTGATTACTACCTATGTAACTCAGAGTCAATGTGCGTCGGCACGTGCATGCCACGCGTTCCTGATGAGGAGGTGCTTCTACCTGGCCGAATTTACTTTCTAGtccctctctctcattctcatcacCAGTTGTCTCTCCCTCTCCTCTGTGATCTCGCTGTTAAAGCTAGTTCAGTGCTGGATAATGCAAATCCTTCtacttccaccaccaccagcacAAGCTGTAAGCAAGGAACAGAGCCTATGTTCATCTTCAACGCCCTTAACTTTGACCCTTCATTCTGTTTTCATCGACCCTGA
- the LOC130737243 gene encoding thaumatin-like protein 1b, with amino-acid sequence MDATRSSGPILIPSQDTQLFPPESSSSPKTSILLMSPIHGRARFGQELDAQETRPTPVFIVTLEIAPLTKSSAIIDCHTLLQLCFFLIKNVVGKPNPFVGGAYIQLINGCHKTIWPDIHTRLGHPIIPTIVKLESKDIYTFDDPDSWSGTIWGRTRCKGNSTDSSFYCDTGDCATHKIRCRYRLPSPHATPVNLNLAPNGSKCSYEVDMRYNFNLLVTIYSFDLKCKEIQCLIDMRSFCLEWLAIYDSGGLKVGCKSACYTAGDQKLCCSRAYAPPEKCELNNYTQLDDNCPYVISNAFDQTHFTCYGGASYVISFCV; translated from the exons ATGGATGCTACGAGATCATCTGGCCCGATATTGATACCTAGTCAGGACACCCAATTATTCCCACCGGAATCAAGCTCGAGTCCAAAGACATCTATACTTTTGATGTCCCCCATTCATGGTCGGGCACGATTTGGGCAAGAACTAGATGCACAAGAAACTCGACCGACTCCAGTTTTCATTGTGACACTAGAGATTGCGCCACTCACAAAATCCAGTGCCATCATAGACTGTCACACCCTCCTGCAACTCTG cttttttttaataaaaaatgttgTGGGAAAACCAAATCCATTTGTTGGAGGTGCTTATATCCAACTTATAAATGGATGCCACAAGACCATTTGGCCAGATATTCATACCCGGTTAGGACACCCGATTATTCCCACCATAGTCAAGCTCGAGTCCAAGGACATATATACCTTTGATGACCCCGATTCATGGTCGGGCACAATTTGGGGGAGAACCAGATGCAAAGGAAACTCAACCGACTCCAGCTTTTATTGTGACACTGGAGATTGCGCTACTCACAAAATCCGGTGTCGTTATAGACTACCAAGCCCTCATGCAACTCCGGTGAATCTCAACTTGGCTCCTAATGGGAGCAAATGCTCATACGAGGTCGACATGAGATACAACTTTAATTTGCTTGTCACAATCTACTCGTTCGACCTTAAGTGCAAGGAAATACAATGCTTGATAGACATGAGGAGTTTTTGCCTCGAGTGGCTTGCTATATATGATAGTGGAGGGTTGAAAGTCGGCTGCAAGAGTGCTTGCTACACTGCCGGTGACCAGAAGCTCTGCTGCAGCAGAGCGTATGCCCCTCCAGAAAAGTGTGAGTTGAATAACTACACACAACTTGATGATAATTGCCCCTATGTTATTTCCAATGCCTTTGATCAAACACACTTCACATGTTATGGCGGGGCTAGTTATGTGATATCATTTTGTGTGTAA
- the LOC130735842 gene encoding uncharacterized protein LOC130735842, which produces MGNCKSSDSTQVATAKLVLHDGRLQEFSYPVKVSYLMQAYPACFICNSDELGFDDVVTAVDENQVLQPGQLYFALPLSWLRHPLQAHEMAALAVKASSALMKSAASDKYGYRRKQVMFSGECDVKRESPVDGSGGGTVHRSRRVRTRGGSAGGGQFSALMLSSIPE; this is translated from the coding sequence ATGGGAAACTGCAAATCCTCCGATTCAACTCAGGTCGCCACGGCCAAACTCGTCCTGCACGACGGAAGGTTACAGGAGTTTTCATACCCAGTCAAGGTTTCCTACTTGATGCAGGCGTACCCAGCATGCTTCATATGCAACTCCGACGAGCTTGGCTTCGACGACGTTGTCACCGCCGTTGATGAGAACCAGGTGTTGCAGCCTGGCCAGCTTTATTTCGCTCTTCCGTTGAGCTGGTTGCGGCATCCTTTGCAGGCTCACGAGATGGCTGCATTGGCCGTTAAGGCCAGCTCCGCGCTCATGAAAAGCGCCGCCTCTGATAAATACGGTTACCGCCGGAAGCAGGTTATGTTCTCCGGTGAATGTGACGTTAAGCGTGAGTCTCCGGTGGATGGTTCAGGCGGCGGTACTGTGCATAGGTCGAGAAGAGTAAGGACCCGTGGCGGTAGTGCTGGTGGTGGGCAGTTTTCGGCGTTGATGTTGAGTTCGATACCGGAGTAG